Proteins encoded by one window of Rouxiella chamberiensis:
- a CDS encoding gluconate 2-dehydrogenase subunit 3 family protein, which yields MNRREALFSISSIVATLTVAPKLSAKELHNVPLESGLNADSVPGSAMQGGYRVLTNETDRKNLAAIYDRLIPADEHGPSACEEGAIAFIDDQLAGDYGSGAALYLQGPLRPENEEKLMGAPQFLAPPRERYVTGLRALEAWAKVNHKASFYTLNDEQIDRFLTDMEAGKINLGADVNSQAFFELMLQNVRESYLADPLYGGNKTMAGWKMIGFPGARYDYRQYVDRRGENLKLIPVSLIPKD from the coding sequence ATGAACCGAAGAGAAGCGCTCTTTTCCATCAGTTCAATTGTTGCCACGTTAACCGTCGCGCCAAAGCTGAGTGCCAAAGAGCTGCACAATGTTCCGCTTGAATCCGGGCTCAATGCCGATAGTGTCCCCGGTTCCGCCATGCAGGGCGGCTATCGCGTTTTGACCAACGAGACAGACAGAAAGAATCTGGCCGCTATCTATGACCGGCTGATCCCGGCCGACGAACATGGCCCTTCCGCATGTGAAGAAGGCGCCATCGCGTTTATCGACGATCAATTGGCGGGCGACTATGGTTCGGGCGCGGCACTTTATCTTCAGGGGCCTTTGCGACCTGAAAATGAAGAAAAGCTGATGGGCGCGCCGCAATTTCTAGCGCCACCGCGTGAACGATATGTCACCGGCTTAAGGGCGCTGGAGGCGTGGGCGAAGGTTAATCATAAAGCCTCCTTTTATACCCTCAACGACGAACAAATTGATCGCTTCCTGACCGACATGGAAGCCGGAAAAATCAATCTCGGTGCCGACGTCAACAGTCAGGCCTTCTTCGAACTGATGCTGCAAAACGTGCGTGAGAGTTATTTGGCCGACCCTCTCTATGGCGGCAATAAAACCATGGCGGGCTGGAAAATGATCGGCTTCCCGGGCGCGCGTTATGACTACCGTCAATATGTTGACCGTCGCGGCGAAAACTTAAAATTAATTCCCGTAAGCCTTATTCCAAAAGATTGA
- a CDS encoding GMC family oxidoreductase: MSEIRNKADVVIVGLGWAGSVMAEELTRAGLNVVAIERGAWRDTSTDFPVAVDPDELRWHTRRQLLQPMSVETTTFRNNSSQDAAPVRDWSAYQFGWNVGGAGTHWAGMSWRFTPWDFEVATRTRERYGAARMKDLQLQDWGVTYAEMEPYYDRFERIAGTSGIAGNLNGKPQPNGNVFEGPRSRDYPTPPLKDTHWLRKYRQTTQGMGYHPFTIPAGNLSQAYVNPLGVTMGPCTYCGFCDFHGCGNFSKSSPQACILPALMRRPNFTVLTETEVLQVIKHDDGKTAKGVRFITRDGKEGFQPADVVCITAYQMDNVRMLLLSKIGEPYDPKTGKGTVGRNYNYQSCSSVTGFFDGEFMNPFIGGGALAVQIDDFNGDNFDHSNLDFIGGAGIMAYNTDGRPIQHMNSLREGTKRWGSEWKAGYARDYQTAATIFCQGTSMPVREAYLDLDPVYKDRHGRPLLRVTFDWNTNDIKMVDFVTDKAKAIMKQAGPAATIMEKQTDKAWNPYQQESSHTIGGAVMGADPQTSVVNPYLQSWDVHNVFVVGASAFPNNGGYNPTITVGALAVRAAQAIHQTYIKNPAPLVKA; encoded by the coding sequence ATGTCAGAAATAAGAAATAAAGCCGACGTCGTGATTGTCGGACTAGGCTGGGCCGGTTCCGTCATGGCCGAAGAACTGACCCGCGCGGGACTTAACGTGGTGGCGATTGAGCGCGGCGCATGGCGCGATACCTCGACCGATTTTCCGGTCGCCGTCGACCCCGACGAACTGCGCTGGCACACCCGTCGCCAATTGCTGCAACCGATGAGCGTCGAGACCACCACCTTTCGCAACAACAGCAGTCAGGATGCCGCGCCGGTGCGTGACTGGTCGGCGTATCAGTTCGGCTGGAACGTCGGCGGTGCGGGCACCCACTGGGCGGGGATGTCCTGGCGCTTTACGCCGTGGGATTTCGAGGTCGCCACCCGCACCCGCGAACGCTACGGCGCGGCGAGGATGAAGGATCTCCAGCTTCAGGACTGGGGCGTCACCTATGCCGAGATGGAACCCTATTACGACCGCTTCGAGCGCATCGCCGGAACCTCGGGTATCGCCGGGAATTTAAACGGCAAACCGCAACCGAACGGCAATGTTTTCGAAGGTCCGCGCAGCCGCGATTACCCTACGCCGCCGCTGAAAGACACCCATTGGTTGCGTAAGTATCGCCAGACTACGCAAGGCATGGGGTATCACCCGTTCACCATTCCGGCGGGTAACCTTTCGCAGGCCTACGTCAATCCGCTCGGCGTGACCATGGGACCGTGCACCTACTGCGGTTTCTGCGACTTCCACGGCTGCGGCAACTTCAGTAAATCGTCGCCGCAGGCCTGTATTCTCCCCGCGCTGATGCGCCGCCCGAACTTCACCGTGCTGACCGAAACCGAAGTGTTGCAGGTCATCAAGCACGACGACGGCAAGACCGCCAAGGGCGTGCGTTTTATTACCCGCGACGGCAAGGAAGGCTTCCAGCCTGCCGACGTGGTCTGCATCACGGCCTACCAGATGGACAACGTGCGCATGCTGTTGCTGTCGAAAATTGGCGAGCCGTACGACCCGAAAACCGGCAAAGGCACCGTGGGACGCAACTATAACTACCAGAGTTGTTCTTCCGTCACCGGTTTCTTCGACGGCGAATTCATGAACCCGTTCATCGGCGGCGGCGCGCTGGCGGTGCAAATCGACGACTTCAACGGCGACAACTTCGACCACAGCAACCTCGATTTCATCGGCGGGGCCGGCATCATGGCCTATAACACCGACGGCCGCCCCATCCAGCACATGAATAGCCTGCGTGAAGGCACCAAGCGCTGGGGCAGCGAGTGGAAAGCCGGTTACGCGCGGGACTATCAGACCGCCGCGACGATTTTCTGTCAGGGGACGTCAATGCCGGTGCGCGAGGCCTATCTGGATCTCGATCCGGTTTACAAGGACCGTCATGGTCGCCCTCTCCTGCGTGTCACTTTCGACTGGAACACCAACGATATCAAGATGGTGGACTTTGTGACGGACAAAGCCAAAGCCATCATGAAACAGGCTGGCCCTGCGGCAACTATCATGGAAAAGCAGACCGACAAGGCGTGGAATCCGTACCAGCAAGAGAGCTCGCACACGATTGGCGGTGCCGTGATGGGAGCGGATCCTCAAACTTCCGTGGTGAACCCTTACCTGCAAAGCTGGGACGTGCACAACGTCTTCGTGGTCGGCGCGTCGGCGTTCCCGAACAACGGTGGCTACAACCCGACCATTACCGTCGGCGCGCTGGCCGTCCGCGCGGCCCAGGCTATCCATCAGACCTACATTAAAAATCCGGCCCCTCTGGTGAAGGCGTAA
- a CDS encoding HAD family hydrolase yields the protein MTHDIPGIVIFDIDGTLTDSVAQHQRAFESALRTFSFPDLRTDWSHYTHHTDSAIFQQAWEEAQFDGRAKVADLESRYQLALEHEFASSPFTEIAGATLFLQWLKERAWTVVYATGSLRFGAEKKLAAVGVVAEEVILVTASEFSTREDILREAIRVGSQHFPEQKPGAIISIGDGLWDLKTARNLALPFIGIGRDAKAELLKASGAPVFSDFHDLMSNGTALLK from the coding sequence ATGACCCACGACATTCCCGGTATCGTAATCTTTGATATTGATGGCACCTTGACTGACAGCGTTGCACAGCATCAGCGCGCATTTGAATCCGCCCTGCGTACTTTTTCTTTTCCGGATCTGAGAACAGACTGGAGCCATTACACACACCATACGGACAGCGCAATTTTCCAGCAAGCCTGGGAAGAGGCGCAATTTGATGGTCGCGCAAAGGTCGCGGATCTCGAGTCAAGGTACCAACTCGCGTTGGAACACGAATTTGCATCTAGCCCTTTCACCGAAATTGCCGGCGCGACTCTCTTTTTGCAGTGGTTAAAAGAGCGCGCATGGACAGTGGTTTACGCCACGGGCAGCCTTCGCTTTGGCGCAGAGAAAAAACTGGCGGCAGTCGGTGTGGTTGCCGAAGAGGTCATCCTCGTCACCGCCTCCGAGTTTTCCACGCGCGAAGATATCCTTCGGGAAGCTATCCGAGTGGGAAGTCAGCATTTTCCCGAACAAAAGCCAGGCGCCATTATTTCTATCGGCGATGGACTATGGGACTTGAAAACGGCCCGGAATCTTGCCCTGCCGTTTATTGGCATAGGACGCGACGCCAAGGCAGAACTGTTGAAGGCGTCGGGCGCTCCCGTATTCAGTGATTTTCATGACCTGATGAGCAACGGCACTGCCCTGCTGAAATAG
- a CDS encoding DUF421 domain-containing protein produces the protein MSGFDLHKFLINDQPYTFLFEVILRVFIAYAVVFTFLKVSGRRGVQQLSLFEVVIILTLGSASGDVTFYDDVPILPVVLVFVVLLMLYRLTTWSMTKSSFISTLVEGKVVTLIAHGKYVSTNLDRLNISEDEFLMELRLKGTEHLGQIRLGLVEVDGQLSLYFYKDDDVVPGLSVLPAEHRPCFSLIPHNGLFACNRCGTTRQMTAGDKRQCPVCGREIWSAALHSRRT, from the coding sequence ATGTCAGGGTTCGATTTACATAAATTCCTTATCAATGACCAGCCTTACACCTTTCTTTTCGAAGTCATTCTACGCGTCTTCATTGCCTATGCGGTAGTTTTCACCTTTCTCAAAGTGTCGGGCCGCCGAGGGGTTCAGCAACTTTCACTCTTTGAAGTGGTTATCATACTGACCTTGGGGTCTGCCTCCGGCGATGTCACGTTCTATGATGATGTTCCCATACTGCCGGTGGTTCTGGTTTTTGTTGTGCTGCTTATGCTCTATCGGCTAACGACCTGGTCGATGACAAAATCATCTTTCATATCAACGCTTGTGGAGGGTAAAGTCGTCACGCTTATTGCCCACGGAAAATACGTTTCAACCAACCTCGACCGGCTGAATATCTCCGAAGATGAATTTCTGATGGAGTTACGCCTCAAGGGTACGGAACATCTGGGCCAGATTCGCCTTGGATTGGTGGAGGTCGATGGTCAGTTGAGTCTCTATTTCTATAAAGACGACGATGTCGTCCCCGGCCTTTCTGTTCTGCCCGCAGAACATCGCCCCTGTTTCTCGCTCATTCCGCATAACGGGCTGTTTGCCTGTAATCGCTGTGGCACCACTCGACAGATGACGGCCGGAGACAAACGGCAATGCCCCGTGTGCGGACGGGAAATCTGGTCGGCTGCACTGCATTCACGCCGCACGTAA
- a CDS encoding LacI family DNA-binding transcriptional regulator → MAKLAGVSKWTVSRAFTPGAYVSPETKEKVMAIAAEIGYRPNLLARSLTKRNTHIIGIAIDELKNPHSMRVLDAATKELQARGYLALVLNITAGENHQSIIQMADQLQVDGILFIANILSNELFDIAHNLHSVPLIQICRNSEDHRNIEIVNVDGYQAGREIGQLLHEQGYKRFGYMKGPDTESRHLLRMDGYQYELEQHGHQLDLRLVAGRYERKLAYDIMKQYLQSTPAANRVEAMFCENDILAIGALEALYEMQLFHSMAIVGFDGIDEADSPVWQLTTYNQNTEKLITEAINRLTEGKVNNEGEWRHGELVIRRSHLKH, encoded by the coding sequence GTGGCCAAACTGGCAGGCGTGTCTAAATGGACTGTCTCCCGGGCATTCACGCCGGGTGCCTATGTTTCACCGGAGACAAAAGAAAAAGTCATGGCTATCGCCGCCGAGATTGGCTATCGCCCTAATTTGCTGGCCAGAAGTTTGACCAAACGAAACACTCATATCATCGGCATTGCCATTGATGAGCTAAAGAACCCGCATTCGATGAGAGTGCTTGATGCAGCGACCAAAGAGCTACAGGCGCGGGGTTATCTGGCGCTGGTCCTGAACATTACGGCGGGTGAAAATCACCAGTCCATTATCCAAATGGCCGATCAGCTTCAGGTCGACGGGATTTTGTTTATTGCCAACATATTAAGTAATGAATTGTTTGACATTGCCCATAATCTTCACTCTGTGCCACTGATTCAGATCTGCCGCAACAGCGAAGATCACCGCAATATCGAGATAGTGAATGTCGACGGTTATCAGGCAGGCCGGGAGATTGGGCAGTTGCTGCATGAGCAGGGTTATAAACGATTTGGCTATATGAAAGGGCCGGATACCGAATCCAGGCATCTCCTTCGCATGGATGGATATCAGTACGAACTTGAACAACATGGGCATCAACTGGATCTGCGGCTCGTGGCCGGTAGATATGAGCGAAAGCTGGCTTACGACATCATGAAACAGTATTTGCAGTCTACGCCTGCGGCCAATCGTGTAGAGGCCATGTTTTGCGAAAACGATATTTTGGCCATAGGTGCACTGGAAGCCTTATATGAAATGCAGCTTTTTCACAGCATGGCCATTGTAGGTTTTGACGGAATTGATGAGGCGGACTCGCCCGTGTGGCAATTGACGACCTACAACCAGAATACCGAAAAGTTGATAACCGAGGCGATTAATCGTTTAACAGAAGGTAAGGTGAATAACGAGGGAGAATGGCGTCATGGCGAGCTGGTGATAAGACGTTCGCACTTGAAACATTAA
- a CDS encoding c-type cytochrome: MSAKKKIGYSLAALAVVAGIGVFGRLWMVMDSSRSEVADNTTKLADFHSTDAAAIKRGEYAMRLGDCAACHEQSFAGGYKINTPFGELQTSNISPDRETGIGNMTERDFFNAVRLGRGDHGFLYPAMPYTAYAKMSDRDMHDLWAYMSTLKPVSNKVDENGGMNFPYNIRLAMAGWNLLFFDNSGFRPENLKTTRNTPNAENASAEKVINRGKYIVDGPAHCSVCHTARNALGGEIGSQYLQGGNLGDWYAPDITPNPHAGIGTWSNDEIAQYLKTGSDGKSVAAGPMAEAVEHSMQYFTDSDLQAVAAYLKSLPASNTPAPKALAMDDAARSKGALTFEVNCSACHGEKGEGIAGMVPAFAGNGSMRNNPTNMITAMLNGARAPHTADRQTAAGMPSFDWKMDDQQIADILNYVRNSWGNQAGEVTAQEVAALRKQTKARNNLQPAALKDASQKNDAK; encoded by the coding sequence ATGAGTGCAAAAAAGAAAATCGGCTATAGCCTCGCAGCCCTGGCCGTCGTGGCCGGGATTGGGGTGTTCGGCAGACTGTGGATGGTGATGGACAGCTCGCGCTCCGAAGTGGCCGACAACACCACCAAACTGGCGGACTTCCACAGCACCGACGCCGCCGCCATCAAGCGCGGCGAATACGCCATGCGGCTCGGCGACTGCGCCGCCTGCCACGAGCAGAGCTTTGCGGGCGGCTATAAAATCAACACCCCGTTTGGCGAGTTGCAGACCTCGAACATCAGCCCCGACCGCGAAACCGGTATCGGCAACATGACCGAGCGCGACTTCTTCAACGCGGTGCGGCTGGGGCGCGGCGACCACGGCTTCCTGTATCCGGCGATGCCCTACACCGCCTACGCCAAGATGAGCGACCGGGACATGCACGACCTGTGGGCCTACATGTCGACCCTGAAACCGGTCAGCAACAAGGTCGACGAAAACGGCGGCATGAACTTCCCGTACAACATTCGTCTGGCGATGGCGGGCTGGAACCTGCTGTTCTTCGACAACAGCGGCTTCAGGCCGGAGAATCTCAAGACCACCCGCAATACCCCCAATGCCGAAAACGCCAGCGCGGAAAAGGTTATTAACCGCGGCAAATATATAGTCGACGGTCCGGCGCACTGCAGCGTCTGCCACACGGCGCGCAACGCGCTCGGCGGCGAAATCGGCAGCCAGTATTTGCAGGGCGGCAATCTGGGTGACTGGTACGCGCCCGACATCACGCCAAATCCGCATGCCGGTATCGGCACATGGAGCAACGACGAGATTGCGCAGTACCTGAAAACCGGTTCTGACGGCAAAAGCGTGGCGGCGGGTCCGATGGCGGAAGCCGTCGAGCACTCGATGCAGTATTTCACCGACAGCGATTTGCAGGCCGTCGCGGCTTATCTCAAGAGCCTTCCGGCATCAAACACCCCCGCGCCGAAGGCCCTGGCGATGGATGACGCGGCCCGCAGCAAGGGCGCGCTGACCTTCGAAGTCAACTGTTCGGCCTGCCACGGCGAAAAAGGCGAAGGTATTGCGGGGATGGTGCCGGCGTTTGCAGGCAATGGCTCGATGCGGAATAACCCGACCAACATGATAACCGCCATGCTCAACGGCGCGCGTGCACCTCATACTGCCGATCGTCAAACCGCGGCGGGCATGCCGTCGTTCGACTGGAAAATGGACGACCAGCAGATTGCCGACATCCTGAACTACGTGCGTAATTCATGGGGCAATCAGGCGGGCGAGGTAACGGCACAGGAGGTCGCCGCACTGCGCAAGCAGACAAAGGCGAGAAATAACCTGCAGCCCGCCGCATTGAAAGACGCAAGTCAGAAAAATGACGCAAAATAA
- a CDS encoding DapH/DapD/GlmU-related protein — protein sequence MSVATVLPAKLETTVIDTSVRMRATQVGRQCEILAHSYLEYCSLGDFSYVGEYCCIADADIGRFTAIANQVRIGAPNHPMDRASQHRITYCPEYYDVDAIRDAEFFAARHEDRVVIGNDVWIGHGVIVLPGVKVGDGAVLAAGAVVTRDVAPYTLVGGVPAKLIRNRFDPEIALQLAQIAWWDWPLAKIIENLSDFQTADVKHFCLRHAR from the coding sequence ATGTCCGTCGCTACCGTTCTGCCTGCCAAGCTTGAAACAACTGTTATCGATACCAGTGTGCGGATGCGCGCAACGCAAGTGGGTCGGCAGTGCGAGATCCTGGCCCACAGCTATCTTGAATACTGTTCGCTGGGTGATTTCTCTTATGTGGGTGAATATTGCTGTATCGCCGATGCCGACATTGGCCGGTTTACGGCGATTGCCAATCAGGTTCGCATCGGCGCTCCCAATCATCCGATGGATCGCGCCTCGCAGCACCGTATCACCTATTGCCCCGAATACTATGACGTTGATGCCATAAGAGATGCCGAGTTTTTTGCCGCGCGCCATGAAGACAGGGTCGTGATAGGAAACGATGTCTGGATAGGGCACGGGGTTATCGTATTGCCCGGCGTCAAGGTCGGCGACGGAGCGGTTCTGGCGGCCGGTGCGGTAGTAACCAGAGATGTTGCGCCCTACACCCTTGTTGGCGGTGTACCGGCCAAGTTAATCAGAAATCGATTTGACCCTGAAATTGCGTTGCAACTCGCACAGATTGCCTGGTGGGATTGGCCCCTCGCTAAAATCATCGAAAACCTGTCAGATTTCCAGACGGCGGATGTTAAACATTTTTGCCTGCGACACGCCAGATAA